A single Pedobacter sp. PACM 27299 DNA region contains:
- a CDS encoding RNA polymerase sigma factor yields the protein MENYAKRSDLELLQLLQLGDRLAYTEIFERYKFILHHHAIKKLPNREEVKDIVQEVFTMLWTKKEGINIHTNLSGYLYTSLRHSILDHFSRQKVRDKYVDSMKNFVGQGTVLPDYRIREKQLSAAIEAEINLLPEKMRIVFELSRKTYLSHSEIATQLGISEKTVNRQISNALKILRSRLGLFAYLAFLIRY from the coding sequence ATGGAAAACTACGCTAAGCGCTCCGACTTAGAATTGTTACAGCTCCTCCAGCTTGGTGACCGTTTAGCTTATACAGAAATATTCGAAAGGTATAAGTTTATTCTGCATCACCATGCGATAAAAAAACTCCCAAATAGAGAGGAGGTGAAGGATATTGTGCAGGAAGTGTTTACCATGCTTTGGACAAAAAAAGAAGGTATAAATATCCATACCAACCTTTCGGGATACCTATATACCTCTTTAAGGCATAGCATTCTGGATCATTTTTCAAGACAGAAGGTCCGTGATAAGTATGTGGATTCTATGAAGAACTTTGTCGGCCAGGGAACCGTGTTACCTGATTACCGCATCAGGGAAAAGCAATTATCCGCAGCTATAGAAGCAGAAATTAACCTGTTACCTGAAAAAATGAGAATTGTTTTTGAACTGAGCAGGAAAACTTACCTCAGTCATAGCGAGATCGCCACTCAATTAGGGATCTCTGAAAAAACAGTCAACAGGCAGATTTCTAATGCTTTAAAGATACTGAGGTCGAGGTTAGGCCTGTTCGCTTACCTGGCTTTTCTGATCAGGTATTAA
- a CDS encoding FecR family protein, which translates to MHEADYEKLLAQYKAGKCTEEEIAFIESWYLVYQEGTLYEDLSLGERTADLDMVRAELGLEYPNAHEYPEPRKVSLWPRLVSAAAIFIVVGAGLYFYLDKNSPAVPVYANDIPSKGKKTATLTLASGEKIELSDAKVGKLADQSGIEISKTKDGQLIYEIKDQASAEANQWNTLSTAKSQTYVIQLPDGTKVWLNAASVLKYPASFAKLKNRDVELNGEAYFEVAKDPLHPFVVKTATQEVEVLGTHFNINSYTDENSTRTTLLEGAVKVSLVNGILSKVIKPGEEVLNIQQQLQVRPANLKDAVAWKTGYFRFNNENLESIMRQISRWYDVDVIYSGNRSELAALTFWGIVSKEKNVSEVLKMIERAEKVKFSINGRTITVMSN; encoded by the coding sequence ATGCATGAAGCAGATTATGAAAAATTATTAGCTCAATATAAAGCAGGTAAATGCACTGAAGAAGAGATCGCTTTTATAGAAAGCTGGTACCTTGTTTATCAGGAGGGCACATTGTACGAGGATTTATCTTTAGGGGAAAGAACAGCTGATCTGGATATGGTAAGGGCCGAACTTGGTCTTGAATATCCAAATGCTCATGAATATCCTGAGCCAAGAAAGGTTAGCCTTTGGCCTCGACTGGTTTCTGCTGCTGCGATCTTCATCGTAGTTGGGGCAGGCCTATATTTTTACCTAGATAAAAACAGTCCGGCTGTTCCGGTCTACGCCAATGACATTCCTTCTAAAGGAAAAAAAACCGCTACGCTAACCCTGGCAAGTGGTGAAAAAATCGAATTGTCTGATGCGAAGGTTGGTAAATTGGCAGATCAGTCGGGGATTGAAATCTCTAAGACTAAAGACGGACAATTAATTTATGAAATAAAAGATCAGGCAAGTGCTGAGGCTAATCAATGGAATACACTTTCTACAGCCAAAAGTCAGACCTATGTGATACAGCTTCCTGACGGAACGAAAGTCTGGTTAAATGCAGCCTCTGTATTGAAGTACCCAGCTTCATTTGCAAAATTGAAAAACAGAGATGTGGAATTGAATGGGGAAGCCTATTTCGAGGTGGCCAAAGATCCGCTTCACCCATTTGTAGTCAAAACTGCTACACAGGAAGTTGAAGTATTGGGAACTCATTTTAATATCAATAGTTATACTGATGAAAATAGTACAAGAACTACACTCCTGGAAGGAGCGGTGAAGGTTAGTTTGGTAAATGGCATTCTTTCAAAGGTGATTAAACCTGGCGAGGAAGTACTGAATATACAGCAGCAGCTACAGGTAAGGCCAGCAAACCTCAAAGATGCGGTCGCCTGGAAAACAGGATACTTTAGATTCAATAATGAAAACCTGGAAAGCATCATGCGCCAGATCTCCAGATGGTACGACGTAGATGTAATCTATTCGGGTAATCGCAGCGAGCTTGCTGCCCTTACTTTCTGGGGTATTGTTTCCAAAGAGAAAAATGTTTCTGAAGTGCTAAAGATGATCGAACGTGCAGAGAAAGTGAAGTTCAGTATTAATGGCCGCACCATAACGGTCATGTCCAATTAA
- a CDS encoding SusC/RagA family TonB-linked outer membrane protein, producing MKLITALLILSLTQVTAATFAQKITMNKTNATIETVLEEIGRQSGYDVFVGVKTLNSAKSVSINVKNAAVEEVLRLCLEGQQLDFSIENKIIVIKQKQPSLLDKVAAVFSGTEIFGIVLDNDNNLLPGATVTIKGSNRSTTTNGMGQFKLKDVPDGAILQISFMGYVTKEIKVTENLLGVKLELSTSKLDEVQVMAYGKTNRRISTGNIVTITAKELEKQPVTNPLLALSGRVAGMIVTPTNGYAASPVKVEIRGRKAINPGFVSDPLYIIDGVPLSSIELGVGSDYNKGSAGVVQNGFSYTGGQSPLFNISTNDIESIEVLKDGDATAIYGSRGANGVILITTKKGKAGATTLSANTSQGLSYVTQRYNMLNTEQYLQLRRDAFANDNIVPTVVNAPDLTLYDPARYTDWQNKLWGNMGKKTNASLSLTGGDQVTQFLFSGNYARTEEIVSNGGNNQNASMALNLTHSAMEQKFRINANVLYTYSAVKTIGTPDAVTVAPNGPDIYAEDGSLNFKGWGRGPDGTYFPFGSLESGYFSNTNLMKMGVNLHYQLANNLSLATNLGYTFTYNTNRFFNPISSMDPLSNPTGTAFSGNTNNSNWIIEPQLNYNVNLFGGEFSVLLGASLQKDGTKTAGIYGLGYETDDFLENIALAPVKLIYDNSGYYKYAAIFGRVSYNLKDKYILNINGRRDGSSRFGPGKQFGNFGSIGAAWILSNENWLKDRLPAMISFIKLRGSYGLTGSDAVGDYKYLTQWASNTPGSVPLPNYNGVSPLVSLLAVNPDYRWQVAKKLEGALNLGFWEDRVNLQVSRYRERIGNQLTEYPTPLFSGFKSVVANWPALLENKGWEFTAEIEAIKTDKIRWNWNFNGGRNTNILASYPGIELTPYVNLFRVGSSLNTLYLLHYTGIDPQTGKYTFEDYNKNGSIAFDNTKQPGTGDDDRFVALDMTPKFSGGFGTSFSYGNFNISTFFEYRQQIGINPDYSSSSLLGSMHNQSADVFGNYWRNPGDQALYAKPTTISGDDSTNSFFASDGQYQDASYLRMNNISLGYQFDKKISKKLGAKSLNVYANAQNVFVLSKGRGLDPSVQNFGALPPAKAIVFGLSVQF from the coding sequence ATGAAATTAATTACAGCGTTATTAATCCTGAGCCTGACTCAGGTGACTGCGGCTACTTTTGCACAGAAAATTACCATGAACAAAACCAACGCCACTATTGAAACCGTCCTTGAAGAAATAGGAAGGCAAAGTGGCTATGACGTTTTTGTTGGGGTGAAGACCTTAAACAGCGCAAAATCTGTCAGCATCAATGTAAAAAATGCAGCAGTAGAAGAGGTGCTGAGACTTTGTCTGGAAGGACAGCAGCTTGATTTCTCTATTGAAAATAAAATCATTGTCATTAAACAGAAGCAACCTTCACTTCTGGATAAAGTAGCGGCCGTTTTTTCGGGCACTGAAATATTTGGGATTGTGCTGGACAATGATAACAATCTGCTGCCGGGAGCAACGGTGACCATTAAGGGAAGCAATCGAAGTACGACCACCAATGGGATGGGGCAGTTTAAATTAAAGGATGTTCCGGACGGTGCTATATTACAGATTTCTTTTATGGGCTATGTGACCAAGGAAATTAAGGTAACGGAAAATCTATTGGGTGTGAAACTGGAATTGAGCACTTCTAAGCTAGATGAAGTACAGGTGATGGCTTATGGAAAAACCAACAGAAGGATCTCTACTGGAAATATTGTAACGATCACTGCGAAGGAACTGGAAAAACAGCCGGTCACCAATCCCTTACTGGCGCTTTCAGGTAGGGTTGCAGGAATGATCGTGACGCCGACCAATGGTTATGCCGCGAGTCCTGTGAAAGTAGAAATCAGGGGAAGAAAAGCCATCAATCCAGGGTTTGTGTCTGACCCCCTGTATATCATAGATGGTGTTCCACTCAGTAGTATAGAACTTGGTGTTGGATCTGATTATAACAAAGGTTCGGCAGGTGTGGTGCAAAATGGATTTTCTTATACAGGAGGCCAGAGTCCACTGTTTAATATCAGTACCAATGACATAGAAAGTATAGAAGTGTTGAAGGATGGTGATGCGACTGCCATCTACGGTTCAAGAGGCGCAAATGGCGTAATTCTCATCACCACGAAAAAGGGAAAAGCTGGAGCAACTACACTTTCAGCGAATACTTCACAGGGACTCAGTTATGTGACACAGCGTTACAATATGCTGAACACAGAACAATATCTACAGCTGAGAAGAGATGCATTTGCAAATGATAACATCGTACCAACGGTAGTCAATGCACCAGATTTAACGCTTTATGATCCTGCTCGTTATACCGACTGGCAAAATAAACTGTGGGGTAATATGGGTAAAAAAACCAATGCTTCGCTGAGTCTAACCGGTGGAGATCAGGTAACACAATTCCTGTTCTCCGGTAATTATGCCCGGACGGAAGAGATTGTTTCCAATGGAGGAAACAATCAGAATGCTTCGATGGCACTTAATCTGACTCATAGTGCTATGGAGCAGAAATTCAGAATCAATGCAAATGTCCTTTATACTTATTCCGCAGTAAAAACCATTGGTACACCTGATGCGGTTACTGTGGCACCTAACGGTCCTGATATTTATGCAGAAGATGGCAGTTTGAATTTTAAGGGCTGGGGTAGAGGTCCGGATGGCACCTACTTTCCTTTCGGTTCCCTGGAATCCGGCTATTTTTCCAATACGAATTTGATGAAAATGGGGGTGAATCTGCATTATCAGCTGGCAAATAACCTTTCTTTAGCTACCAATCTGGGCTATACGTTTACTTATAACACAAACCGTTTTTTCAACCCGATTTCCAGTATGGATCCACTTAGCAACCCAACTGGTACTGCATTTTCAGGAAACACCAATAATTCCAACTGGATTATCGAACCGCAGCTAAATTATAATGTAAACTTATTTGGAGGTGAGTTCAGTGTGTTATTAGGCGCTAGTTTACAAAAAGACGGCACTAAAACTGCGGGTATTTATGGTCTTGGTTATGAAACAGACGATTTTTTGGAGAACATTGCGCTGGCTCCTGTTAAATTAATTTATGACAACTCGGGCTATTATAAATATGCAGCAATATTTGGCAGGGTCAGTTATAATCTAAAGGATAAATATATCCTGAATATTAATGGCAGAAGAGATGGATCTTCGCGATTTGGTCCCGGAAAACAGTTTGGTAATTTCGGATCTATCGGAGCAGCATGGATCCTATCAAATGAGAACTGGCTTAAGGATCGACTTCCTGCAATGATCAGTTTTATTAAATTGAGAGGAAGCTACGGATTAACAGGCAGCGATGCTGTTGGGGACTATAAGTACCTTACTCAATGGGCAAGTAATACGCCAGGTTCAGTCCCACTCCCTAATTATAACGGCGTTTCGCCTTTGGTCAGCTTACTGGCAGTAAACCCAGACTACAGATGGCAGGTGGCAAAAAAACTGGAAGGTGCATTAAATTTAGGTTTTTGGGAAGACCGTGTCAATCTCCAGGTTTCCCGCTATCGTGAACGCATAGGCAATCAGCTAACGGAGTATCCAACCCCACTTTTTAGTGGCTTTAAAAGTGTAGTTGCCAACTGGCCGGCTTTACTTGAAAATAAAGGCTGGGAGTTTACAGCAGAGATCGAAGCCATCAAAACGGATAAAATAAGATGGAACTGGAATTTTAACGGCGGTCGGAATACCAATATACTGGCCAGCTACCCAGGAATAGAACTTACGCCCTATGTTAACCTTTTTAGAGTGGGATCATCCCTGAATACCTTGTACCTATTGCATTATACGGGCATAGATCCACAAACAGGGAAATACACATTCGAAGATTATAATAAAAATGGGAGTATTGCCTTCGACAATACCAAACAACCGGGTACTGGTGATGATGATCGTTTTGTGGCTCTTGACATGACGCCAAAGTTTTCCGGTGGTTTCGGGACTTCTTTTAGTTACGGGAATTTCAATATCAGTACCTTTTTTGAATATAGACAGCAAATCGGTATTAATCCGGATTACAGCAGTTCAAGTTTGTTAGGGAGTATGCACAACCAATCTGCTGATGTATTTGGTAACTATTGGAGGAACCCGGGCGATCAGGCCTTATATGCAAAACCAACTACAATATCAGGTGATGATAGTACCAACAGCTTTTTTGCTTCTGATGGTCAATATCAGGATGCTTCCTATCTGAGAATGAATAATATCTCCTTGGGCTACCAATTCGATAAGAAAATCTCTAAAAAACTGGGTGCAAAATCATTGAATGTATACGCCAATGCACAAAATGTTTTTGTGCTGAGTAAAGGAAGGGGCTTGGATCCATCTGTTCAAAACTTTGGAGCGCTTCCACCGGCAAAAGCCATAGTATTTGGTCTTTCCGTACAATTTTAA
- a CDS encoding RagB/SusD family nutrient uptake outer membrane protein produces MKRNLKLYSVIMLTVALASCKDLVSIPEPTGSVTTKKVFSTDGQANSAMAGVYTRMINKTYEGTTGMQGFAAGMSTIFGGMSGNELITTSTANAYYGFNTNNLFTNDGSVAMIWGTAYDAVYGCNAVIEGIEASVSDKLHDNVRNRLIGEAKFVRAFSYFYLLNFFGDVPMALTIDFNKTATMKRTPKAEIYAQLIKDLLDAKNRLPENFSGTDGQRILPTKWAATALLARVYLYTGDYSNAAAQATELISQSALFKLPEDLNSVFLIDSEEAIWQLQQGDLPANGKATPEGFTLVANKATILNDRPFFHMTDELKNDFEANDQRKIAWTWNETTGGKEIYYPYKYKVGTYNARTGNMTEYYVVLRLAEQYLIRAEAQALANMPLGSAIADLNVIRHRAGLDDLPAGLSKSAVILAIEHEREIELFAEWGHRFFDLKRTGRAENVLSILPIKQPWRSDQLIYPIPKTEIIANQNLTQNPGY; encoded by the coding sequence ATGAAAAGAAATCTAAAATTATATAGTGTAATTATGCTGACAGTGGCTTTGGCTTCCTGTAAAGACCTGGTCAGCATCCCGGAGCCGACAGGTTCTGTGACCACAAAAAAAGTATTTTCTACGGATGGACAGGCGAACTCTGCAATGGCTGGCGTCTATACCCGCATGATCAACAAAACTTATGAAGGAACCACAGGAATGCAGGGATTTGCAGCGGGGATGTCTACCATTTTTGGAGGGATGTCTGGTAATGAGTTGATTACGACCTCCACAGCAAATGCCTATTATGGCTTTAATACGAATAATCTGTTTACGAATGATGGCTCAGTAGCAATGATCTGGGGGACCGCTTATGATGCCGTTTATGGTTGTAATGCCGTAATAGAAGGGATTGAAGCTTCAGTTTCCGACAAATTGCACGATAATGTCAGAAATAGACTGATTGGCGAAGCCAAATTTGTCCGTGCATTTTCTTATTTCTACCTCCTGAATTTTTTTGGCGATGTGCCTATGGCACTGACGATAGATTTCAATAAAACCGCCACCATGAAAAGGACGCCAAAAGCGGAGATTTACGCGCAGCTGATTAAAGATCTGCTGGATGCGAAAAACCGGTTGCCTGAAAATTTTTCTGGTACAGATGGCCAAAGGATTTTACCCACTAAATGGGCTGCAACGGCATTATTGGCCAGGGTCTATTTATATACAGGAGATTACTCAAATGCTGCAGCTCAGGCTACTGAATTGATCAGTCAATCTGCATTATTCAAACTGCCGGAAGATTTGAACAGTGTTTTCTTAATCGATAGTGAGGAAGCCATCTGGCAATTGCAGCAAGGCGATCTTCCTGCAAATGGTAAAGCGACTCCTGAAGGATTTACGCTGGTTGCCAACAAAGCTACCATTCTTAACGACCGTCCTTTTTTCCACATGACCGATGAATTAAAAAATGATTTTGAGGCAAATGATCAGCGTAAAATAGCCTGGACCTGGAATGAAACTACTGGAGGTAAAGAAATTTACTACCCTTACAAATATAAAGTCGGCACCTATAATGCACGTACTGGTAATATGACCGAGTATTATGTGGTTTTAAGGTTGGCGGAGCAATACCTGATCCGTGCAGAAGCACAGGCACTTGCCAACATGCCATTAGGCTCGGCAATTGCCGATCTGAATGTGATCCGTCATAGAGCCGGCCTGGATGATCTGCCTGCCGGACTTTCTAAATCAGCAGTCATCCTGGCAATTGAACATGAAAGAGAGATCGAGCTTTTTGCAGAATGGGGACATCGTTTTTTTGACCTCAAGAGAACAGGACGTGCAGAAAATGTGCTTTCGATATTGCCAATTAAGCAGCCCTGGAGAAGTGACCAGTTAATTTATCCTATCCCAAAAACAGAAATTATTGCCAACCAAAACCTGACGCAGAATCCAGGTTACTAA
- a CDS encoding ABC transporter ATP-binding protein, which translates to MEPIVRISGLSHRYSTSWAIRDINFEIPKSGIVGLLGSNGAGKSTTMNILCGVLTPTTGKVIINGIDLSKQPELAKQEIGFLPQTPPLYMDLTVDEYLRHAAILRSIEDKQLKSALEEVKERCGLTHISKRLIKNLSGGYKQRVGIAQAIVHQPKLVVFDEPTNGLDPNQILEVRGLIKDIATERAVILSTHILTEVQYLCKDIVMIESGRIVFADTMEAFDNYIAPHSMLLTLENAPSEAALMAIEGLIRIEFLTEKQLRIYFNGDRSISEAVVLESAKQGWRLRELNMEKNSLDETFAQLSKISK; encoded by the coding sequence ATGGAACCAATCGTTCGTATCAGCGGGCTTTCGCACCGTTATAGCACCAGCTGGGCTATACGTGACATCAATTTCGAAATTCCAAAAAGTGGGATTGTTGGCCTTCTGGGCTCCAATGGTGCCGGTAAATCTACTACCATGAATATCCTTTGCGGGGTACTCACACCGACCACAGGAAAGGTGATCATCAATGGCATTGACCTGAGTAAGCAGCCGGAATTGGCCAAGCAGGAAATCGGCTTTTTGCCGCAAACTCCGCCATTGTACATGGACCTGACTGTGGATGAATACCTGAGGCATGCAGCGATTTTACGTTCAATAGAAGATAAACAATTAAAATCAGCACTGGAGGAGGTCAAGGAACGCTGCGGTCTAACACACATCAGCAAAAGACTGATCAAGAATCTATCTGGAGGTTATAAACAGCGGGTCGGCATCGCTCAGGCCATTGTCCATCAGCCGAAATTAGTAGTATTTGATGAGCCTACAAATGGCCTGGATCCGAACCAGATTCTGGAAGTCCGTGGACTGATTAAAGACATTGCCACAGAACGTGCGGTTATTCTTTCTACCCACATCCTAACCGAAGTTCAATACCTCTGCAAAGACATCGTCATGATTGAAAGTGGAAGGATTGTATTTGCGGATACGATGGAAGCTTTCGACAATTATATCGCCCCGCACAGCATGCTACTGACCCTGGAAAATGCGCCTTCAGAAGCCGCATTGATGGCTATAGAAGGGCTGATCAGGATAGAATTCCTCACGGAAAAACAATTACGGATCTATTTCAATGGCGACCGCAGTATTTCTGAAGCTGTGGTGCTGGAAAGTGCAAAACAGGGATGGCGCTTAAGGGAGCTCAATATGGAGAAAAACTCTTTAGATGAAACTTTTGCCCAACTGTCCAAAATCTCTAAATAG
- a CDS encoding Gldg family protein — protein MKKIIQIARLELSLLFYSPIAWLLILVLFLQMALAFLSSIAEIQYLQEFIPVTGISERLFTTMIGTDTIPVGIFLTMLGSLYLYTPLITMGIISREMNTGTIKLLYSSPVQLSQVVYGKFLAMLGYNLVVMVLMSLFVVAGASTVQHFDYSHILVAMLASFLLMNAYSAIGIFMSSLTTYQVIAAIGTFAVLAFMNYIGKFGRGIDFVRDLTYSLSMPSRAERMVGGLLTSRDVIYYLVICGIFLGFTIAKLELARTSRSVAKQVSRYALILILGLTVAYISSRQPLIAYYDATATQSNTLVKATQEVLKQMGDEPIEMTEYINVMDDSYNYGAPENRISSIARWEPYLRFKSNIKLNWVYYNSSFDLQAFTERAKYLEVDTADFLTPEAIRKQVDLSGEDNRLVIQLKYKGKTTFLRTFFDGGFWAKEPEVAAALKRLLLTPPKIVFVTDGYQRSVAKIGDRDYQQFFNIKTFRPALINQGFDIDSLSLENSEIPAGIATLVIADPKVEFSQNALAKLQKYITAGGNLLVAGEPGKQAVINPVLSMLGLKMSNGTLVQRSRDYSYGLVTPNLGAAALSMSSGLKTPYEDKKVVAMPGVAAINIADKGVFKAQPVLITDDKKSWIKAGTFVLDSAALVFEAKNGDQKGAFPTAMMLTRKLNQKEQRIMVSGDADFMSNNEMNRGNLATVNNAFVLHLFKWFSNDQFPVDMTKIESVDNKLELNEAGLRTIQIMYYGVIPAAIFILGMILLTRRKRK, from the coding sequence ATGAAAAAAATTATACAGATAGCCAGACTTGAACTCAGTCTGCTATTTTATTCCCCGATTGCCTGGCTGCTGATCCTGGTGTTATTTCTGCAGATGGCACTCGCATTTCTATCGTCAATTGCCGAAATACAGTACCTCCAGGAGTTTATCCCTGTGACAGGGATATCAGAAAGACTATTCACGACCATGATTGGGACGGACACGATTCCTGTAGGTATATTTCTGACGATGCTGGGCAGTTTATACCTGTATACACCGCTCATTACGATGGGAATCATCAGCCGGGAAATGAATACAGGAACGATTAAACTGCTTTATTCTTCACCGGTACAACTCAGCCAGGTGGTGTATGGAAAATTCCTGGCCATGCTAGGTTATAACCTGGTAGTGATGGTGCTCATGAGTCTTTTTGTGGTTGCTGGTGCTTCCACTGTGCAGCACTTTGATTATTCCCATATTTTGGTAGCGATGCTGGCTTCCTTCCTGTTGATGAACGCCTACTCGGCTATCGGCATCTTTATGTCGAGCTTAACTACCTATCAGGTGATCGCGGCGATTGGCACTTTTGCCGTACTGGCCTTCATGAATTATATTGGGAAATTCGGACGGGGGATAGATTTTGTTCGTGACCTGACCTATAGCCTTTCCATGCCAAGTCGCGCAGAGCGAATGGTAGGCGGTTTATTGACCAGCAGGGATGTGATTTATTACCTGGTAATCTGTGGTATTTTTCTTGGATTTACCATTGCCAAACTAGAACTGGCCAGGACTTCAAGGTCTGTTGCAAAGCAGGTATCACGATATGCCCTTATTTTAATTCTTGGTTTAACAGTCGCTTATATCAGTTCCCGACAGCCATTGATTGCTTATTACGATGCCACGGCAACCCAGTCCAATACGCTGGTAAAGGCTACTCAGGAAGTTCTGAAACAAATGGGTGATGAACCTATTGAAATGACAGAATACATCAACGTAATGGACGATAGTTATAACTATGGCGCTCCTGAAAATCGCATTTCAAGTATTGCCCGCTGGGAGCCTTATCTGCGGTTTAAATCCAATATTAAGTTAAACTGGGTTTACTATAACAGTAGTTTCGACCTTCAGGCTTTTACCGAAAGGGCAAAGTATTTGGAAGTAGATACTGCTGATTTTCTGACACCGGAAGCCATCCGTAAACAGGTAGACCTAAGCGGAGAAGATAATCGTTTGGTGATACAGTTGAAATACAAAGGTAAAACCACTTTCTTACGGACCTTTTTTGACGGTGGATTCTGGGCCAAAGAACCAGAAGTTGCAGCTGCATTAAAGAGACTGCTGCTGACCCCGCCGAAAATTGTTTTTGTGACTGATGGTTATCAGCGTAGTGTAGCCAAGATTGGCGATCGCGATTACCAGCAGTTTTTCAATATTAAAACTTTCAGACCCGCTTTGATCAATCAAGGTTTTGATATCGACAGCCTTTCTTTAGAGAATTCTGAGATACCGGCTGGCATTGCCACATTGGTGATTGCTGATCCGAAAGTAGAGTTCAGCCAGAATGCATTGGCAAAGCTTCAAAAATATATTACAGCGGGTGGAAATCTGTTGGTGGCCGGAGAACCAGGGAAACAAGCGGTGATCAACCCAGTTCTTAGTATGCTGGGGCTAAAGATGAGTAACGGAACACTCGTTCAGCGCAGCAGAGATTACTCTTATGGTTTGGTGACGCCAAATTTAGGAGCAGCCGCCCTATCGATGAGCTCAGGATTAAAGACGCCGTATGAGGATAAAAAGGTAGTCGCTATGCCGGGCGTAGCCGCAATAAATATAGCCGATAAGGGCGTTTTTAAGGCCCAGCCTGTATTGATAACCGATGATAAAAAGAGCTGGATCAAAGCCGGAACTTTTGTACTGGACTCAGCTGCCCTGGTATTTGAGGCGAAGAATGGCGACCAGAAAGGTGCATTCCCGACAGCGATGATGCTGACTAGAAAGTTGAACCAAAAGGAACAGCGGATTATGGTATCCGGAGATGCCGATTTCATGAGCAATAACGAAATGAATAGGGGAAATCTGGCCACTGTGAACAATGCTTTTGTACTCCATCTTTTTAAGTGGTTTTCTAATGATCAATTTCCCGTAGATATGACCAAAATCGAGTCTGTAGACAATAAACTAGAGCTGAACGAGGCTGGGTTGAGAACGATACAGATCATGTATTATGGGGTGATTCCGGCTGCCATATTCATCCTGGGAATGATTTTGCTTACCCGAAGAAAACGTAAATAA